Within Thermodesulfobacteriota bacterium, the genomic segment TATCATGGAAGGCGCTCATCACGGTGCCGCACCCGGATTGGATCGCCGCCTTGAAGGTTGGCAGATAGACGTTGTGCAGCGTCTGCCGGGTGATTTCGGTGGTGTTGTAGTCGCGCCCGCCCTCCGCCGCGCCATAGCCGACATAATGCTTGGCGCAGGCAACAACGCGATCGGCAGGGAACCGCCCGGGGATCGCGTCCTGATCGTTGCCCTGAAAACCCCGCACCGCAGCTGCGGCCAGTTTCCCCGCCAGAAAGGGGTCTTCGCCGAATCCCTCGGCGACCCGCCCCCAGCGCGGGTCACGGGCGATATCCAGCATGGGCGAGAAGGCCCAATGGATACCATCGGCCCGCGCTTCTTTGGCGGCAATGGTGTTGGCGGCCTGCACCAGCTCGGGCGACCAGGCGGCGGCCATGCCGAGAGGAATAGGGGCGACGGTGCGATAGCCGTGAATCACATCCCGTCCGAAGATCAACGGGATTCCCAATCGGGATTCGGTGACCGCAATCTTCTGGACTTCGTTGTTGCGCCTGGCAAGAATCCGTTCCTGGGGGGTATTGCCGGCCGTGGAGCTGCCGGCCAGAAGATCGGAACCGACCTCACCCTGGCGAATCAGGTCATAATGTTCCGGGCCGAGGTTGAACCACTGATTGAGTTGCCCGGCTTTTTCTTTCAAGGTCATGCGGCCGAGCAGATCTTCGATACGCTCTGAAACGGTGAGCGCCGGGTCTTTGTATGCTGGAATGGTCATGGGAACAACTCCTTGCAGGGTTGTATTGAAAGCTCACGATGAATCTGCAGCCTTGCCGTACCGGAATGACGAGAGGGTTCATTGTTCGTTGCGGCCGGTTGCGAGCTTGGCGCCACCTCTCAACACCTTGCAGACAAGCCAGGATAATTTTCCCATATTGGATGTCGAGCTCTCAACCTGAATTATCGCATTTGAGCTTTTTCGTTCAACAAGATGCGGGATGGATATGATATGCGACCACAAGGAAGTCAGGCAGAGCGAAACAGGATGTCAGTCCATGTTACTGGCTGGAATTACACCACTTTTTGCGGCTTGGAAACGCAAACATTGATATGATACTCTGAATGGAGGAGGCCAGCAATTCCCGATGTCCTGGGGGCGGTGTCATCCCCTGTGACAGCCAGTGCCACCAGCAGATGCTGGCCGGCGCTCTGGTGCATCCGAACAAGAGGGCCATCCCCTTGTGCCCGGAGATGATCGTCCGCCAGGACGGAGTCACCAAAAACGATGATCCATCTGTTGATGAATGCTGAAGCCGATGCGGCCTGTGGCGCCGGATGTGGCCATCGTTCAGTTCAGCGGAGCGGCGTCATTCCACGCTTTGAGGCATAAATCCATATGCTTGAATCCAAACATTTTTTTGTCGAATTTCTTCGACTGGCCAAGCTGTTCTGGTGTTCGGATCGAAAGCTGAAAATTCGGGGTAGCACATTCGTCCTGGCGGCCCTGACCATCGGGCAAATGATCATGGCCGTGTTTATGACCAAGTGGAGTGCCGGGCTGTTCAACGCCCTGGAGCAGCATTCGATGAGAGGTCTCATGACTCAAGTCGGGATGCTGGCGATCCTCCTTGTCATCGACATGTCCCTGACCTCAACACATCTGGTCGTAAAGCGCAATCTGACGTTTTATTGGCGCGACTGGCTGACGGAACATGTCTATTCCCGCTGGATGAACGCCGGCAGTCAATATCTGATTTCCTTCTTGCCGGGCGAGCACGACAATCCGGATGGCCGGATCGCCGAAGACTGTCGGATCGCAACCGAGTCCGCGATCTCCTTGGGCCACTCGCTTTTTTACTGCATTCTTCTGCTGATCGGCTTTACGCAGGTGCTCTGGTCCCGTTCCGGGGTGGTGACCATCGACCTGGGATTTGTCCAGATCCCCATCCATGGGCATCTGGTCTGGATCGCCATCATCTACACGGCGTTGGCTTCCTGTCTTGGCTGGCTGGTAAACCGGCCCATTACCAGAACCACCGATGCCAAGCAGACGGCGGAAGCCCAGTTTCGCGCCGGTCTGCTGGAAGCGCACGAGAACAGCCAGGCCATTGCGCTGATTCATGCCGAGCCATACGAACGGCATCATTTCCATGAGCTCTTCCGCAAGATACGGGTGGTGTGGGACATGCAAACCATGGTGTGGAGAAATGTCCTGCTGTTCGGCTCCTTATATGGCGGCATCAACATGGTCTTTCCCATCCTGATTTCCGCTCCCCGCTATATCATGGGGCAAATTACGCTGGGCACTCTGATGCAATCCGCTCAAGCCTTTGGGCAAATGACTGGCGCCCTTTCCTGGCCGGTCAATACCGCGGGTGCGATCGCCGAGTGGCGCGCCTCGGTGGAACGTATCTTGAGTCTGCTCCAGGTGTTGGATACGTTGGAGAAGGAGCTTGCCCGTCCGGATCATTGGATCAAGGTAAAGACCGGCGAGCAACCGGTATTGGCCTTTCGCAATCTCACGATCACCAAATACGATGGGCGGGTATTGGCCCAGGGTATCGACATGGAGATCGGCAAGGGCGAGCATGTGCTGATCACCGGCAACACAGCCACCGGGGCAAAGCTGTTTCGCGCTATTGCCGGAATCCGGCCCTGGGGCAGCGGCGTCATCGAGCTCCCCAGCCAGGGCCGTCTTTTCTTCATGCCGGACCGGCCGCATCTGCCCACCGGTATCCTCCGTAACGCCATCTGTTATCCCTCCTCCCGCCGGATCTTCTCCAACGAACAGCTCGAGCAGGCAATGCGGTTGACAGGCCTTGAATATCTGATCGACCAACTCGATCAGAAAAATAACTGGGCTCAGACTCTGGCCAGGGAAGAACAACAACGGTTGGGTATGGTACGACTGCTGCTCAACCGGCCGGAATGGGTATTCCTGCAGGAGGCGTTCGGCTCCCTGGAGGCTGAGGAAGAGGAACGGATGCTTCGCCTGATCTGTGAGCAACTCCCCGAGGTCACGATCCTCGCGATTTCCCATATGCCCAACAGCGCCTCTTTCTATTCACGCCGTTTAGCCCTGTAATATTTTTTCTCTTGGAGACCTCCCATGGCTGACGCAACGGATTATAAACACGAGACCACACCCGTCATCCGGAAACTGCGCGGCGTTAATCTCGGCGGCTGGCTGGTGCTTGAAAAATGGATCACCCCCAGTCTGTTCGAAGGGCTGCAGGCCGTCGATGAGACGACGTACTGTGTCGAGCTGGGCGAGGCCGAGGCGACCCGACGCCTGCACCAGCACTGGAATACCTACATCACCCGCAAGGACTTTGCCTGGTTGCAACGTGCCGGCATCAATGCCGTCCGCCTGCCGGTCGGCCACTGGCTGTTCGGCAAGGGCTATCCCTATCATCCCAGCTACCGCGAGGCGCGCTACCCCTACGTGAAGGGGGGGCTTCGCATCGTCGACAAGGTCTTCCGCTGGGCCCGGGAGTTCGGTCTGGGGGTGATTCTCGACCTCCATGCCGCGCCGGGCTGCCAGAACGGCTTCGACAACGGCGGCATCGCGGGCGTTTGCGAATGGCATACCAGCGAGGAATACATCAGCTTCTCCCTGGATGTACTGGAGCGCCTGGCACAGCGTTACACCGCTCATCCGGCGCTGTACGGTATCCAGGTGCTCAACGAGCCGAGCTGGCAGATTTCCACCGACCTGCTGAAGCGTTTCACCGCCGACGCCTATCACCGCATCCGGCGCCATTGCCCGCCCGAGCAGGTAACGGTGGTTTTCCACGACGGTTTCCGCGACTGGCGGGAATACAAAGGCTTCCTCCAGGAGCCGGAGTGCCGCAACGTGGCCCTGGATATCCACCGCTATCAATGTTTCGACAAGAGCGACATCGATATGGACATCTTCGGCCATATTCGAAAGAGTGTTATGGATCTGCGCAGCGAGGCGGACGAGATCATCCGTGAGTCGGGCTATCAGGTTTACTGCGGCGAATGGAGCCTGGGAATGACTCTGAAGATGGTTGCCCTCTGGTCGGAACAGACGTTCAACCACGCGCTGAAGGACATGGACAAGTTTCAGATGTCGGCCGCCTATCGGGGTTTCGCCGCGGCCCAGCTGCTGAGCTTCGAAAAATACGCAGGTTGGTTCTTCTGGACCTATCGCACCGAGAGCAGACCGGAATGGTGCTATCGGGATTGCGTGGATCAGGGGCTCATTCCGGACATGGGCAAACCGAGGCAGTTCACACGAATACAAGTCCTTATGGAACAGGCAAAAAATGAACTGTGATCGGCGGAGGTTCCGCGATGATCAAGGNNNNNNNNNNNNNNNNNNNNNNNNNNNNNNNNNNNNNNNNNNNNNNNNNNNNNNNNNNNNNNNNNNNNNNNNNNNNNNNNNNNNNNNNNNNNNNNNNNNNCTCTTCCAGGAAATGCTCGTATCTTGCCAGTCGCTCGCCATAGGTGGCAGGTTTCCCGTCAACAGTAAAAAGCGTTGGGGCCGCCAGACGGGTATAGTCGTGCCAAAGTTTTGCTTTCCGAACATGCTCCGATGCCAGTTCATTGCCGGCCGCGAGTTTCCCTGCACGGCGCAACGTCTCGCCCAGTTTTTCTAACAGCTCGGCGTCCAGGTAGCCAGCATCCGGGGACGAGTAGAGATTGGCATGCTGTTGACCAGAGAGCACATGCCTGCGTTGCAAGGAAATGTACTCGGTCATCGCTGGAGCTGCTGGCCCGTAGTATCCATCAATAAAATCCTTCAGCAAGGCTTCAAAATCTGCGCCTGGATCCCAAAGCATTTTGGCAATCAGCCACGCCTTCAACTCCGCCATGTCTCCGCCATTACTTTCATAACTCCCCTGCGCAAAAATTCCTTTTACGTTGTGTTGGTAATAAAATGGGATGTCTTCTTTCATGGCGTTGAGGTTGGGCAACATTCCAGGGTAGTGATAAAAGTTGGTGCTGTAGTGCCAGGCATAAAGCCGATCGGTCAGCCGGGACCAGTCTTTCAAATTTTTCACAAAATTCGCGTTATGATCACACCGTTTGAGTGAGTGGATGTCACAGGAGGGCGCCATGTGACAAAGGCGAATGACCATGTTCGGCCGCGGTTTAATGGTTAGCGGTGCTTTTTCGGTGTAGTTGTAGGCCAGGGTGTCAATCAAAATATTTGAATATTCTTCTGCCACCTCGTCGGCAACTTGATTCACAAAATTCAAAAGCGTACCGGCCGGAGATCCCTCTTTGTTGTCCATGGCCAAACACTTCTCACAGGTGCACGCATCGAAATTGTCATTTTGGGAAACAGAGATAATAGCCGGCCGACCGTTACTCTCAGCAGCCAATCTCAATACTTCCCCTTTTACGATCTTGAGAACATCTGGGTTGCTAAGACAAGGTTGCCCATATGAAATTCGCTTTCCCTCCACTAGCGAAAAATACTCTGGATGATCCCCGAAGTATTTCCAGGGAGGAACCAACTGGTCAAAGGTGTGAACATAATTTCCCAGATAGGTTGTGCCATGACCATGTCGCTCTTCCAGATGGAATGACTTTCCGTTGACCCGATTATGTGCCGCCCAATCGGCGTCGAATGCCTCAAAAAAATACGGCTCGCGATATTCCATCATTGGTCGTTGCCGATCTTCAACCGAGGTCAGATCGATCGTCTGCCGACGAGGGATTATCGTGGTGTCTTTGGCAAGCCATCGAATCCCGAGATGATTTTCTAACAACCCGTAAACACCGTAAAGCGTTCCTCGCTGCCCTCCGCCTCTGATCACAAACTTGTCTCCACGG encodes:
- a CDS encoding SbmA/BacA-like family transporter; translation: MLESKHFFVEFLRLAKLFWCSDRKLKIRGSTFVLAALTIGQMIMAVFMTKWSAGLFNALEQHSMRGLMTQVGMLAILLVIDMSLTSTHLVVKRNLTFYWRDWLTEHVYSRWMNAGSQYLISFLPGEHDNPDGRIAEDCRIATESAISLGHSLFYCILLLIGFTQVLWSRSGVVTIDLGFVQIPIHGHLVWIAIIYTALASCLGWLVNRPITRTTDAKQTAEAQFRAGLLEAHENSQAIALIHAEPYERHHFHELFRKIRVVWDMQTMVWRNVLLFGSLYGGINMVFPILISAPRYIMGQITLGTLMQSAQAFGQMTGALSWPVNTAGAIAEWRASVERILSLLQVLDTLEKELARPDHWIKVKTGEQPVLAFRNLTITKYDGRVLAQGIDMEIGKGEHVLITGNTATGAKLFRAIAGIRPWGSGVIELPSQGRLFFMPDRPHLPTGILRNAICYPSSRRIFSNEQLEQAMRLTGLEYLIDQLDQKNNWAQTLAREEQQRLGMVRLLLNRPEWVFLQEAFGSLEAEEEERMLRLICEQLPEVTILAISHMPNSASFYSRRLAL
- a CDS encoding glycoside hydrolase family 5 protein, producing the protein MADATDYKHETTPVIRKLRGVNLGGWLVLEKWITPSLFEGLQAVDETTYCVELGEAEATRRLHQHWNTYITRKDFAWLQRAGINAVRLPVGHWLFGKGYPYHPSYREARYPYVKGGLRIVDKVFRWAREFGLGVILDLHAAPGCQNGFDNGGIAGVCEWHTSEEYISFSLDVLERLAQRYTAHPALYGIQVLNEPSWQISTDLLKRFTADAYHRIRRHCPPEQVTVVFHDGFRDWREYKGFLQEPECRNVALDIHRYQCFDKSDIDMDIFGHIRKSVMDLRSEADEIIRESGYQVYCGEWSLGMTLKMVALWSEQTFNHALKDMDKFQMSAAYRGFAAAQLLSFEKYAGWFFWTYRTESRPEWCYRDCVDQGLIPDMGKPRQFTRIQVLMEQAKNEL
- a CDS encoding DUF4838 domain-containing protein; this encodes MAAAAKRIVIADGISDCSIVIPSKAYDSEKHAAGELQIYFEKMSGARVAVVSEDKAPAGCAILVGNTKQGSTIVTDEEAASLGEEGFVLRARGDKFVIRGGGQRGTLYGVYGLLENHLGIRWLAKDTTIIPRRQTIDLTSVEDRQRPMMEYREPYFFEAFDADWAAHNRVNGKSFHLEERHGHGTTYLGNYVHTFDQLVPPWKYFGDHPEYFSLVEGKRISYGQPCLSNPDVLKIVKGEVLRLAAESNGRPAIISVSQNDNFDACTCEKCLAMDNKEGSPAGTLLNFVNQVADEVAEEYSNILIDTLAYNYTEKAPLTIKPRPNMVIRLCHMAPSCDIHSLKRCDHNANFVKNLKDWSRLTDRLYAWHYSTNFYHYPGMLPNLNAMKEDIPFYYQHNVKGIFAQGSYESNGGDMAELKAWLIAKMLWDPGADFEALLKDFIDGYYGPAAPAMTEYISLQRRHVLSGQQHANLYSSPDAGYLDAELLEKLGETLRRAGKLAAGNELASEHVRKAKLWHDYTRLAAPTLFTVDGKPATYGERLARYEHFLEE